The following coding sequences lie in one Melopsittacus undulatus isolate bMelUnd1 chromosome 9, bMelUnd1.mat.Z, whole genome shotgun sequence genomic window:
- the KLHL25 gene encoding kelch-like protein 25 isoform X2, with protein sequence MSVSVHENRKSRTSTGSMNILLFHKASHPDCVLSHLNTLRKHCMFTDVTLWAGNRSFPCHRAVLAASSRYFEAMFSNGLRESLDDEVNFHDSLHPEVLELLLDFAYSSRIIINEENAESLLEAGDMLQFHDVRDAAAEFLEKNLYPSNCLGMMLLSDAHQCRRLYELSWRMCLVNFETVHKSEDFNNLSKDTLLDLISSDELEIEDEEKVFKAVIQWVKYDLEERKAYLPELLRNVRLALLPSECLKEALACEDLIMVDERNKLVLDEAIQCKKKILQNDGVVTSPCARPRKAGHTLLILGGQTFMCDKIYQVDHKAKEIIPKADLPSPRKEFSACAIGCKVYITGGRGSENGVSKDVWVYDTVHEEWSKAAPMLIARFGHGSAELENCLYVVGGHTAVAGVFPASPSVSLKQVEKYDPISNKWTMVAPLRDGVSNAAVVSARLKLFVFGGTSIHRDMVSKVQCYDPAENRWMIKAECPQPWRYTAAAVLGSQIFIMGGDTEFTAASAYRFDCETDQWTRIGDMTAKRMSCHALASGNKLYVVGGYFGTQRCKTLDCYDPTSDTWNCITTVPYSLIPTAFVSTWKHLPS encoded by the coding sequence ATGTCAGTCAGCGTGCACGAGAACCGTAAATCCCGGACGAGCACCGGCTCCATGAACATCCTGCTTTTTCACAAAGCTTCCCACCCGGACTGCGTGTTGTCGCATCTGAACACCCTGCGGAAGCACTGCATGTTCACTGATGTCACCCTTTGGGCAGGAAACAGGTCATTCCCATGTCATCGGGCAGTGCTGGCTGCCTCCAGCAGGTACTTCGAAGCCATGTTTAGCAATGGCCTCCGGGAGAGCCTGGATGATGAGGTGAACTTCCATGACAGCCTCCATCCAGAGGTACTGGAGCTACTGCTGGACTTCGCTTATTCCTCTCGGATCATCATCAATGAGGAGAATGCCGAGTCCCTCCTGGAGGCTGGAGATATGCTGCAGTTCCATGATGTCCGAGATGCAGCAGCTGAGTTCCTGGAGAAGAACCTCTACCCTTCCAACTGCCTGGGCATGATGCTGCTTTCAGATGCTCATCAGTGCCGCCGGCTCTATGAGCTCTCCTGGAGGATGTGCCTGGTTAACTTTGAGACTGTTCACAAGAGTGAGGACTTCAACAACCTTTCCAAGGACACTCTGCTGGACCTCATCTCCAGTGATGAGCTGGAAATCGAGGATGAAGAAAAGGTCTTTAAGGCTGTCATCCAATGGGTAAAATATGATCTGGAGGAGCGGAAGGCTTATCTCCCAGAACTTCTAAGGAACGTTCGTCTGGCCTTGCTTCCTTCTGAATGCCTCAAGGAAGCTTTGGCTTGTGAGGACTTGATCATGGTGGATGAAAGGAACAAGCTTGTCTTGGATGAAGCTATTCAGTGCAAAAAGAAGATCCTCCAGAATGATGGGGTAGTGACCAGTCCCTGTGCCAGGCCTCGCAAAGCTGGGCACACCTTGCTCATCCTGGGAGGACAGACCTTCATGTGTGATAAGATCTACCAAGTGGAccacaaagcaaaggaaattatCCCCAAAGCAGACCTGCCGAGTCCACGGAAGGAGTTTAGTGCTTGTGCCATTGGCTGCAAAGTATATATCACTGGAGGCAGGGGCTCAGAGAACGGGGTCTCGAAAGATGTATGGGTGTATGATACAGTTCATGAGGAATGGTCAAAAGCTGCCCCAATGTTAATAGCTCGGTTTGGACATGGCTCAGCTGAGTTGGAAAACTGCCTGTACGTGGTTGGTGGACACACTGCGGTAGCTGGAGTCTTCCCTGCATCTCCTTCTGTTTCCTTGAAGCAAGTAGAGAAGTACGATCCCATCTCCAACAAATGGACCATGGTGGCTCCTTTGCGAGATGGAGTGAGCAACGCTGCGGTGGTGAGCGCCAGGCTCAAGCTCTTTGTCTTTGGTGGGACCAGCATTCACCGAGACATGGTGTCCAAAGTGCAGTGCTATGATCCAGCTGAGAACCGGTGGATGATCAAAGCCGAGTGCCCACAGCCCTGGCGCtacacagcagctgctgtccTGGGCAGCCAGATCTTCATCATGGGAGGAGACACCGAGTTCACGGCAGCCTCTGCCTATCGCTTCGACTGCGAGACGGACCAGTGGACACGCATTGGGGACATGACAGCCAAGCGCATGTCATGCCATGCTTTGGCTTCGGGGAATAAACTCTATGTGGTGGGGGGTTACTTTGGCACTCAGAGGTGCAAAACGCTGGACTGCTATGACCCTACGTCAGACACATGGAACTGTATCACAACAGTGCCTTACTCGCTCATTCCCACAGCTTTTGTCAGCACCTGGAAGCACTTGCCATCATGA
- the KLHL25 gene encoding kelch-like protein 25 isoform X1, whose protein sequence is MPGKSSVIMSVSVHENRKSRTSTGSMNILLFHKASHPDCVLSHLNTLRKHCMFTDVTLWAGNRSFPCHRAVLAASSRYFEAMFSNGLRESLDDEVNFHDSLHPEVLELLLDFAYSSRIIINEENAESLLEAGDMLQFHDVRDAAAEFLEKNLYPSNCLGMMLLSDAHQCRRLYELSWRMCLVNFETVHKSEDFNNLSKDTLLDLISSDELEIEDEEKVFKAVIQWVKYDLEERKAYLPELLRNVRLALLPSECLKEALACEDLIMVDERNKLVLDEAIQCKKKILQNDGVVTSPCARPRKAGHTLLILGGQTFMCDKIYQVDHKAKEIIPKADLPSPRKEFSACAIGCKVYITGGRGSENGVSKDVWVYDTVHEEWSKAAPMLIARFGHGSAELENCLYVVGGHTAVAGVFPASPSVSLKQVEKYDPISNKWTMVAPLRDGVSNAAVVSARLKLFVFGGTSIHRDMVSKVQCYDPAENRWMIKAECPQPWRYTAAAVLGSQIFIMGGDTEFTAASAYRFDCETDQWTRIGDMTAKRMSCHALASGNKLYVVGGYFGTQRCKTLDCYDPTSDTWNCITTVPYSLIPTAFVSTWKHLPS, encoded by the exons ATGCCAG GCAAGAGCTCTGTCATCATGTCAGTCAGCGTGCACGAGAACCGTAAATCCCGGACGAGCACCGGCTCCATGAACATCCTGCTTTTTCACAAAGCTTCCCACCCGGACTGCGTGTTGTCGCATCTGAACACCCTGCGGAAGCACTGCATGTTCACTGATGTCACCCTTTGGGCAGGAAACAGGTCATTCCCATGTCATCGGGCAGTGCTGGCTGCCTCCAGCAGGTACTTCGAAGCCATGTTTAGCAATGGCCTCCGGGAGAGCCTGGATGATGAGGTGAACTTCCATGACAGCCTCCATCCAGAGGTACTGGAGCTACTGCTGGACTTCGCTTATTCCTCTCGGATCATCATCAATGAGGAGAATGCCGAGTCCCTCCTGGAGGCTGGAGATATGCTGCAGTTCCATGATGTCCGAGATGCAGCAGCTGAGTTCCTGGAGAAGAACCTCTACCCTTCCAACTGCCTGGGCATGATGCTGCTTTCAGATGCTCATCAGTGCCGCCGGCTCTATGAGCTCTCCTGGAGGATGTGCCTGGTTAACTTTGAGACTGTTCACAAGAGTGAGGACTTCAACAACCTTTCCAAGGACACTCTGCTGGACCTCATCTCCAGTGATGAGCTGGAAATCGAGGATGAAGAAAAGGTCTTTAAGGCTGTCATCCAATGGGTAAAATATGATCTGGAGGAGCGGAAGGCTTATCTCCCAGAACTTCTAAGGAACGTTCGTCTGGCCTTGCTTCCTTCTGAATGCCTCAAGGAAGCTTTGGCTTGTGAGGACTTGATCATGGTGGATGAAAGGAACAAGCTTGTCTTGGATGAAGCTATTCAGTGCAAAAAGAAGATCCTCCAGAATGATGGGGTAGTGACCAGTCCCTGTGCCAGGCCTCGCAAAGCTGGGCACACCTTGCTCATCCTGGGAGGACAGACCTTCATGTGTGATAAGATCTACCAAGTGGAccacaaagcaaaggaaattatCCCCAAAGCAGACCTGCCGAGTCCACGGAAGGAGTTTAGTGCTTGTGCCATTGGCTGCAAAGTATATATCACTGGAGGCAGGGGCTCAGAGAACGGGGTCTCGAAAGATGTATGGGTGTATGATACAGTTCATGAGGAATGGTCAAAAGCTGCCCCAATGTTAATAGCTCGGTTTGGACATGGCTCAGCTGAGTTGGAAAACTGCCTGTACGTGGTTGGTGGACACACTGCGGTAGCTGGAGTCTTCCCTGCATCTCCTTCTGTTTCCTTGAAGCAAGTAGAGAAGTACGATCCCATCTCCAACAAATGGACCATGGTGGCTCCTTTGCGAGATGGAGTGAGCAACGCTGCGGTGGTGAGCGCCAGGCTCAAGCTCTTTGTCTTTGGTGGGACCAGCATTCACCGAGACATGGTGTCCAAAGTGCAGTGCTATGATCCAGCTGAGAACCGGTGGATGATCAAAGCCGAGTGCCCACAGCCCTGGCGCtacacagcagctgctgtccTGGGCAGCCAGATCTTCATCATGGGAGGAGACACCGAGTTCACGGCAGCCTCTGCCTATCGCTTCGACTGCGAGACGGACCAGTGGACACGCATTGGGGACATGACAGCCAAGCGCATGTCATGCCATGCTTTGGCTTCGGGGAATAAACTCTATGTGGTGGGGGGTTACTTTGGCACTCAGAGGTGCAAAACGCTGGACTGCTATGACCCTACGTCAGACACATGGAACTGTATCACAACAGTGCCTTACTCGCTCATTCCCACAGCTTTTGTCAGCACCTGGAAGCACTTGCCATCATGA